The proteins below come from a single Macaca fascicularis isolate 582-1 chromosome 9, T2T-MFA8v1.1 genomic window:
- the ANXA7 gene encoding annexin A7 isoform X5, producing MTQGTQGTIRPAANFDAMRDAEILRKAMKGFGTDEQAIVDVVANRSNDQRQKIKAAFKTSYGKDLIKDLKSELSGNMEELILALFMPPTYYDAWSLRKAMQGAGTQERVLIEILCTRTNQEIREIVRCYQSEFGRDLEKDIRSDTSGHFERLLVSMCQGNRDENQSVNHQMAQEDAQRLYQAGEGRLGTDESCFNMILATRSFPQLRATMEAYSRMANRDLLSSVSREFSGYVESGLKTILQCALNRPAFFAERLYYAMKGAGTDDSTLVRIVVTRSEIDLVQIKQMFAQMYQKTLGTMIAGDTSGDYRRLLLAIVGQ from the exons ATGACTCAGGGCACTCAAGGAACTATCCGACCAGCTGCCAACTTTGATGCTATGAGAGATGCAGAAATTCTTCGTAAGGCAATGAAGGGTTTTG GGACAGACGAGCAGGCAATTGTGGATGTGGTGGCCAACCGTTCCAATGATCAGAGGCAAAAAATTAAAGCAGCATTTAAGACCTCTTATGGCAag GATTTAATCAAAGATCTCAAATCAGAGTTAAGTGGAAATATGGAAGAACTGATTCTGGCCCTCTTCATGCCTCCTACGTATTACGATGCCTGGAGCTTACGGAAAGCAATGCAG GGAGCAGGAACTCAGGAACGTGTATTGATTGAGATTTTGTGCACAAGAACAAATCAGGAAATCCGAGAAATTGTCAGATGTTATCAGTCAGAATTTGGACGAGACCTTGAAAAGGACATTAGGTCAGATACATCAGGACATTTTGAGCGTTTACTTGTGTCCATGTGCCAG GGAAATCGTGATGAGAACCAGAGTGTAAACCACCAAATGGCTCAGGAAGATGCTCAGCGTCTCTATCAAGCTGGTGAGGGGAGACTAGGGACCGATGAATCTTGCTTTAACATGATCCTTGCCACAAGAAGCTTTCCTCAGCTGAGAGCTACCATGGAGGCTTATTCCAGA ATGGCTAATCGAGATTTATTAAGCAGTGTGAGCCGTGAGTTTTCCGGATATGTGGAAAGTGGTTTGAAGACCATCT TGCAGTGTGCCCTGAACCGCCCTGCCTTCTTTGCTGAGAGGCTCTACTATGCTATGAAAGGTGCTGGCACAGATGACTCCACCCTGGTCAGGATTGTGGTCACTCGAAGTGAG ATTGACCTTGTACAAATAAAACAGATGTTTGCTCAGATGTATCAGAAGACTCTGGGCACAATGATTGCAGGTGACACGAGTGGAGATTACCGAAGACTTCTTCTGGCTATTGTGGGCCAGtag